The Ornithorhynchus anatinus isolate Pmale09 chromosome 16, mOrnAna1.pri.v4, whole genome shotgun sequence genome contains the following window.
GCCGGGCAAACAAGGCTTGAAGCATAAATACATACTAAATATGTAAGTACAGCTCATTCTTCCATCCTGCCCATTTTCCTCTGCACATTTTGGATAAATGCAGTAGCAGAATTAAGGAATGGTCTTTTGACCACCtgcaattgactgactacagGGAGATGTGGCTTTGAATGTGGTGAGCATGACATTACGAGTGTTTTCCTTAGTGCGAGGCTTTGCAAGAATGGGAATCTGGcattatgggagaactgactgTCTTTATCTGATATCCGCTAGTTTCTTGACAGACAGATAACTGAGAAAGAGGTGGAGATGAGTTGATTTGGAAGCGGTTAATCTGGCAAAACGGCACGGAGGTCATgagggttttgttttgtctttgtaGTAACTCTGACAGGAAAGAAATGATGGGAAATATCCTTCCGGGCAAAGAGAATGATGTGCTGTGGACTGAGGCCAGAGGCATGTTTTGGCTTCTGACAAGGGGTCAAATTTTAACAACTTTTGATAGTTATGGATGCAAATATGACCAGGCCATGacaacatgagaagcagagtagcctagtagagcatgggcctggtagtcgaaaggacctgtgtcctaatccctgctctgacacttgtctgctgtgtgaccttgggtatgtcacttcacatctctgtgcctgttacctcatctgcaaaatgagcacTGAGTCTtatggggacatggactttgtccaatgtgattaacttctatatgtcccagtggttagtacagcacctggcacatagtaagcgcttaaatgccataacaaaaaaaaaaggtattgaacTGTTTGCCCTAAGGCCAGAGTTTTCACTGGGTGACTCCTGAGTGTTAATGACTTACCTCTTTGGTGATTGAAACATTGCTGATGTGTAGAGATAGGCCAATAAGAAGGCTTTTACAGGAATCCGGTGGTAGAAGTAGAGACTAGGGCCGTGCCAGAGAATGGAGGGGAAACAAAATAATCGCACtggtgaatgaattaatgagtcatatttattgaacacttaacttgTGTGCAGGATTCTATAAGCAGTGCAGCACTGTATGCCTGTCTGTAACGGGTATTTACAGCTTAGAAACTTTCTGGCAAAGAAGGGAATCTGTTCTTCGGCCTGTTCAGCTGCAGCAGTCTCTTCTAACACACTCAGATGAGAAGTggataggtcatgggttccttCCCTGAGCTGAATCGCCCACCTCCGTGTGTCTTGGTGTCGAAACTAAGTGTGCTTAAACCTCTCAAAATGCAAGGagacctcccacccccatccaatGATGCACTCTTCTCCAAGTTAAGCATTTTACTGACCTGAGGTCACTCGTACTCATTTTAATTTCTTTCAAAGAGGTACCGAGTCCCTGAAGACATCCCCAGTGGTTTAGACGAGGGGCGACTCTGTTGGAGTTTTTCCACCTAGGCACAGGGTGGCCAGCCCCAAAATTGTGTCATTTAAGTTATAAtgttatgctaagcactggggtagatacaaggtaatcgggtcccacatgaggctcacagtctaagagggagaacaggtactgaatctccatcttACGCATGAGGGAACcgtagcacagagaggttaagtgacttgcccacggtgacacagcagataagtggcagagccaggattaaactaggccacgatgcttcccatgGTCGCAGCATTGCATTTCATTGGAATGCTTTGATGTCTCACTTCTCTCATCCCCCATAAAAGTGGTGTGACTGCTtccttcccaccccgccccccgtcaGCCAACTTACCCATGCCAGCCTTTCCCAGCACTTCAGATGTGGTCCTGGAATAGAGAGCCtctagttcattcagtagtatttactgagcacttactgtgtgcagagcactgtactaagcacttgggaaagtacaataccacaataaatagacatattccctgcccacaacggtcctTGAAGTTTTTGGTCTACAGTTCCAATATGAGGCCCAGCAACACTTGGCAATAATAATCTTTAGAGGCCTGTATGGAAGGGTCTgaaatatgggctcacagtcactagGATAAGGGATATTCTTTACCCTTCCTTCGGGACATGATCAGGGGTAGTAACTAACAAATTCCTGTCCTGTCCTTAAGTCTCGTCTGGCGGGCCAGGCCTTTCTTACCTGTTCTGCGTGATGAAGTGGCAGACGGATGAGCCAAAAaaactgaatcctcatttcagaAAACCTTGATATCAGCATGCCCACTTAGCACTTTGACTTtctgtcttttaaaaaaaaaatccatccccaTATCTTGTCTTCACTagtttgtaagttctttgagggctgggatcctGTCGACCaactattatattcttccaagtacaaCTGTACTTGTATTAAGATACAGTGGTCTGtgctgtaagcgcttaaatgccactgattaacctTCCCCACTTTGTTACTCACCTGGATGGCCCCAAGGCAGTGCAGAGGCCAGGCAGGTTAGGtttaggggtgggagagggattcaGAGATGCAATTGGAACAGGAGATCTTAAAGCAAAAGACCCTCCCTCAACCACCTCAACCCAGCCAGCCCAAGCGTCAGCAAGCCGGATCGGATATTACTGGATGCGTCAACGGCTTGCCCCTCTGCAAGTGTAACGCTTGGGTCCTCTTCAACTTAAACCCCAGAACTCCCACCTCTGGTCCCCATCTGCTACAGACAATAAGTCAGCTCTCACAAGTCGAACAGTTTGCAGGGTGTATTTATTTGACTGGGCAAAATGCTATCCAGATGGTTACTCAGATAACAGTAGTCAATCCAAGTGAGTCCATCTctgccctcggcccggcccgggctgcAGTAGCTGCTGCTCTTCCCTCGGCATCTTGGCTTTGCAGGTTCTGAATCAGAATAGCCGTACAGCAGGCAGGCTAGGTTTCCCCCACCTACTTCCATACCCAAACCCGAGAGGGTTCCCGTCCTTCCTGACACCTCAGGACTCCCAACGAGAAGTTTTGCTCATCTCGACCAGGCCCCCAGACTGCGTCTCCGACTCGTGCCACCGATCGCTATTTAACGGCCGataacctcctctcccttcctgcctggcTATTACTTCAGAGTGAGGCGTATTATGAATGTGAATTGCGCAGGATGGACAAAGCTGGGAAAGCATAGAAAAGCATGCCCGTGAGACGGCCCGTTCCCGCTGCTTCTTCCTCGGCCCTAAAGTTCCTGCTAACTCGGATCGGCAAGtcctcccccggggccgccccggcgATCCCTCACACTTTGGAGAGCCTGACGTCATATGTGACCATGTGAAAGTTGTCCCAAGCGAAGATCTTCTTTTCAGCGGGATTGTAGTCAACCATACTGCTGTATCCGTACTGGTTCTTGAAGGGGACGGCCAGGGCCTCGCTGCTGTTGGTGCCCGTGTCGTAGGCAAAGTTGACGGTGGCGTTGAAAGCAGAGTAGCTGCTGATGGTGTACAGGGTGCCGCAAATCAGGAAAGAGTTAGCGACGGATTGCTTGCGGATGTTGGTCTCCCAGGTTTGCCTCGTCTCCAGAGTGTCCGGGTCCAGCCTGGACAGGACGATGGCTCCCCTGGCCCGCTCGGTGCTGTAGACGACCCAGAGCCCGAGTTCATCCACCGCCAGGTCGATGTCGGTGTAGCCCCCCCAAGAGTAAGGGAAGCGCCCGTGGTAGCCCGCGTCGGGAACCTCCCTCTGAACTTTCACGGTTTCCGTCTTCAGTTCGTATCTGGTCAGGGTCCTGGATTTCTGCCTCTGGAAGTAGAGGCTGCCATGGTAGACCACGGCCCCCGTGCTCTCCATGGGCCTGGGCAGGACGTGGACCTTGGAAGGGAGGCCTTTGGAGAACTGGCTGGCGGTGGCATACTCGGCCACCTGGCGAACGTTCGTTCCGATGGCGTCGACCCTCCAGGTGGTCTCCCTGGTGTGTGGGGGGACGGGCTCGGGGTCTCTCATCCACACACCGTACTTGCCGGCGATGGTCTCCGCCTTCCGGAAGGTGACCGGATCGCCGACCCAGACCAGTCGACCGCACCCTGGGAAGAGAGGTGAGATGCCGCGCCGACCTACAGCCTTAGGGATGGTGGACGCAAAAGTCACCAGTACCTAAGTGGCGGGGAGCAGTCTCTTTCTGGGTCTCATTCgatcatacattcaatcgtatttattgagcgcttgctgtgtgcagagcactgtactatgcacttggaagagtacaatataacaataaacagacatattccctgcctacactgcaCTTAGAGGTCgaggcttctcccctccctcccgttgACCCTAAAATCAAAAGCATTAAACTTTATATAGCTCATCAGGAGAAAGATAACTGCTTCGACCcacatttctcttccccttccctccaatgCCTCAAATCGTGTTTTGGCCATTTGTCATTAAGGAGAGATGAAAAGCAGCCAGATATTTGATTAGGCTGAGTTAGTGATAATTGAAGCGAGGGGTCATTTGGAAGCAGAGCAAGATGATACAATGAGGATGCTATCACAACTGTGGGAAATACAAAGGAGGAGAAAGCCAGTGGCACACGAATCAAATTGAAATAGAGACGAAGAGGCCAAATGAAGAAAGAAGTATAGCGTATACCAGCATCTGAGTCTCCTGTGCCTGCTTGGCTGGGAGGACTCTCTTGGACGAGACTGGAAGCAGCGATCTCCGTGAAGTCAGACTTCAGCTCCTGGAAGGCCGTGTTCTCTAAGCCCCACTTTGAAACTGAAATGACAGATTGAAACACACTGTGAGCCATGGCTACCAAATACACTAAACCCAATTTCCCTATCGcttcactcactgtgcctcattcgaATCCCTTTTGTCATGGACCTCTCAttcacctcctccttccagtctggagctccttcccctttcacattCAGCAGATCATCGCCCTCCACATCTTcctagcccttctgaaatctcatctcctccaggtggtctTCCCTGATAATTCTCTCATTTCCCCCCACATTTTGCCCCTCCTTCATCTCCCCACTGCCTCTTTAGAACTTGGCCAGCCCCCCCACTTTCTTAGCACTTAGATTCATATCTTTAAATCTACACTGCAGCAGAAATTCCCAGAAGAGCTTCAGATGTTGAAGCTTTCCTCAAAACTGGGAGTGGAATTAAGCAAAAGCTGGGAAACGGTAACaatgagagaccaccactctctccaccttcaaagcattgctaAGGTCAcgtctccatgaggccttccccgattaagccctcttttcctccgctcactcttccttctgcatcttctaaGCACCTcaaactgtgacctttggacatctgatattctccCCATGCCCAACCCCCCATCAATaaggaacatatctttaaattatatattataaatatgtattcatattaatgtccgtctccccctctagactgtaaactcgtctggggcagggaatgtctgctaattctgttgtactctcccaagcttttagtaccgtgctctgcacatagtaaatgctccataaatacaattggttgattgattaatgaagggTCCCAAGAATGGGGACAGGTTAGGGACCCCCTGGAACAATTCCAGGGGGTTAGAGTAGCCTCAAGCTTCCCTTTCCAGGTCATAGGCACGGCTGCTGTGTAGTGGGGCATCCAAACTAGGTCAGCTTCCCCATTCGGTGATCCTCAGGGAGAGGTTTTGGTGGGCttcaagtgggagatgaggaaggctaTTTATGGTGGGGTCTCTAGGACCTCCTAATTTTAAAAgctgctctgctcccctcctccacgGGGAGCAAGCAGGTGAGCCTCCATCATTCTTCCTTTTTTACAAAACTTTATGAAGATTGGCAAATGGTATAATAACTTGTATTAGTTATTCTGCCTAACAGGTCTGGGAAGAAGGCTTCTTTGCTTAAATAATGAGGTTGTAATAGGGAAAAAGGGTCAGGAAGTTGTCTAAAGGTTAGAACTAAGAGCCGGCCGTGTTGAGCATGACCATCCAAAACTTATCCTCTCCTTAAAATGGGGCTGGAAgtacagttgagagggggaggagaatgaaAAACCAAGAAGTACAAGTTGCTGAAGTTCTCTTAAAAACACTGACattgaagaaaataaaatggtatttttgaTCCTTTTTTTTGAATTTCTAAATCATGCTTAAATTAGAAATAGATATTTTCATTCACAAACCTGGGCAGAAAGTTTGGGTTTGGTTGCCAGAAGGGAGATTAGCTTAGGAGGCGGTGTTGctgtagcggaaagagcatgagcctgggagtcaagtgacctggattttaatctcacCTCTGACTATAAAGTGAaaattaaatgcttgttctccctttccttagacagtgggccccaagtgggacaggggaggccccaagtgggacaggggaatGACTCCGATCtactctgttttccatctaccccagcacctaagacagtgcttggtacatagcaaacacttaatgaatacctcttCGTTCATATACGCTTGCATGGAAATGAGTCTCACGGCCCATGAAGGATTCCGTCACAGGAAAAGCATTTTGATGGGTACTTGATCTATTTAAACTCGGGCTTTCCTGAGCTTCCTCTCCCCTGTACCCCGAGACAGGTACACagacaatccaccctttcccctgcgATGGGAGCCCGTACGAGTGGACTGAGGAATAAAGCGTGAGGCAATGGAGTGTGGTAAAAAGTAGATCTATCAGTAACGTTTAGTGAGTGCctctatgaagtgcttgggagattaccatccctgccctcaaggagtttacaacctggcCGGGGGAcacctgtcgtactctcccgagcgcttagcacgggacgctctcagtaaatacgactgactgaacagaAGCATCTCTCACTCACTGAACCTCCGGTGATGGATCCCCTTGGCCATTTGGCTCTCCGGAAGCACCACGCCCGAGAGGAGGGATAGACTAACCGACCCCTGGCCGACTGCGCGGCGAGCTGGAGAGGAGGGCCGGAAGCCCTAACCCTTTTGCCGCTTCGGTCTTACCTTCCTCTGCACCCCGGCGGGGGTCTCTGCCCGAAGTTGCCGTGGCTGGGCCGCACCGGCTCTGGCTGCTGCTCTCCAGCTTCTTCCTTAGGTCCGCGTTCTCCCGCTCCAGGcgcattctctcctcctccacagatGACTTCTCCCCGAGGAGGGTGCTGTAGGCCGCCTCCAGGGAGGCGGCCTGGGCATCCCACTGagctttctcccctctcaggagCTCCAGCTCTCTCTGAAGTTCCTCGActcccgggggcccggggcccagagTTGGGCCCCCCTGCGGGTGACCGACGAGGGCCTCGAGAGCACCCAGCCTGAGTTTGGTGGCCTCTAGCTCCGACTGTTgagccctgctctccctctggagGTCAAGGAGGGCCTCCCTGTCCTGGCCCCCATCCGAACAGCTtgactggactgggctgggcaCACTGAACGAATAGATGCATCTCCCGTTCTTATCGTTGGCCTTGGTGAGGGTGCCCGTCCTGCCCAGGGCCCCGGCCACCAAACAGAGCAGCGGCAGCAGCTGACCGGCCGGCATCTTGAGGTCCGgcgctcccgccgccccccggagGCCCTGCCACGGTCCTGACCGGTAGTGGCCCTCGGAGGGATTCTCCTAGACCTTCCCACTGCCCGGGGAGTCGTGTGAATGTGGGATCCAGCTCGCTTTCCGGTCCTGAGCTCCGGGGAGGGTTCCTATTTAAGCCGGGAGccaaggggagtgggggaggctgAGTTGGGTGGGGCATATGCCCAACCACCGATGTGCACAATTCCCTCTGCCAGGGGGATAACTCTGCAGGAATCTCCCAGCCCCGGAGGCTGGATCTCTTAAAGCAAGAATGTTCCATTTCCCCACCCGCTCTCTTTCGGTGCCGGTTACAGCCAGCGCGACTGTTTGCTCTTTGCTGTCAGCCAAGGTCTCTCTGCCGTTTCTTGCACGtgaagacaaggagagagagagggaaatatcCCGGTCAGCAATGAGCCCTTGGGCCAAGCTATGGAGAAGTCAGATCCTCCAAGATTCCAAAAGCAGCTTTTTGGCTTCCAGATTCCTTGCGGAACTGCGGTTCCCAATTCTAAAGTAGTCAGTGATCCGCCTTGAGTGTAGCAAAGATGAGAGGAtgatgagggaaggcctcctggaggagatgtgatttcagaaggaccgtGGTCTGCTGGATTTGGAATAGGGAGTTcatttaccacattaatccaagcatttatcctaacccaacttaattactctatcagcctccttgctgacctcccggccttttgtctgtccctctttctccccgtctctccccactccagtccatacttcactctgctgccccaatcatctttctacagaaactttcagtccACGTTTGcccgctcctcccctctagactgagagctcactgtgggcagggaatgtatctgtttcgttgtcttgtactctcccaagcacttagcacagtggtctgtacatagtaagtgctcagtgaatataaaGGAATGAACTCCTCAATAATCTTATCATCCTTACCCTTATcattccttatcatcagctttaaaacactcaatcaccttgcccactcctacctcaactcactattcttctactacaacccagcctgtacatttcacatctctaaagccaacctagtcactgtaccctGATTTCGTCTACCGTCTACCTCTcgccacagcctgcctctggcctggaatgccctccctcttcatatccgacagacaatgactctccccaccttcaaagccttatcgaaggcacatctgctccaagaggctttccctgactaagccctcttttccttttcttccacactcttctgcatcaccctgacttgctccctttattcatcccttctcccagccccatagcacttatgtccatacctgtaaattatttatattaatgtctctctcccctctagactataagctcaagggcagagaatgtgtctgtaatgttatactgtatgctcccaagtgtttagtacagtgctctgcacacagtaagtgctcagtaaatacaattgaatgatttattCAAGGAGTTCCAGATCGGGAGAGGGTGGGGTATTAACAAGGGACTGGTGGtaagagaggtgagaatgaggcatgatgagtaggttggcttgagagaagcagAGCCCTGTGAGttagggtgtagtaggagaggagagaggataaatggggagaggactgaatgaatgccttaaaactgactggacagaagtttctgcttaatgtggagaagTATGGGCAGTCAGAGTTTTTTGGGAAGAATGGGGAAATGCATGCAGAGTGccattttagaaaattgatctgagCAGCAGGGCGAAGAACGAGAagctgcgtgacctagtggatacagcacaggcctgggagtcagaaggactagtcccagctctgctgcttgtctgctgcgtggccttgggcaagtcacttcatttctctgtgcctcagttagctcatctgtaaaatgaggattaaaactgtgaacctcatgattgtgtccaaactgtttagcttgtacttgccccagagcttagttcagtgcctggcacatagtaagctcttaacagatacctccccctccttcctgcaccacagaaaaaaaataaggactggggaggggagaggtcagcCAAGAGAGGCTGGAAACTGTCTCTGCTCAAAACTCTAAAAGGTCAGTGCAGCTCTCCAAGGCTATAGAGCATATGGTGACACCTATGTAATTGAAAGATGCTTTTGTGGGGGTGACTAAACGTTCATATTACTTTAGAATATTTTAACTTCCTGTCCTCTTTCAGACATGTTTATGTAATTTAGCTTAGGGGTGGGGAAACCCATTTATTCTTTTGAATGCCAAACACAGAACTGGATTTGAGACATTCCATTCTGGATTTGATTTTTCTGTTTCCAGGTAACAAAATGTCACTTTGTCTTTCTGACCTTCAGAGCAACCATGTCCTTCTGGGACTGGAATGCATCAACCCAGGGGTCGGGGGCGGGCTTCTGGACAAGGACATTCCGAGCTTGACTGAGTCTGAGCTCTGCTCTACAGGCTCTAGGAGGAAAGGATtacgttcttcttcttatttgtgGTGTGAGAATATAATCCTTCTTGCCCATTACATTGTGGGGAGCTCCACTCTTGTAGCATCATGTGTTCTTTTGGGCTTGGATCAATGCCAGCTTTCAACATAATGGCattatataaaatggggaaaaatgacAAAAGGAAAATCACTTAGATCAGCTttggcaataaataccattacaactatTAAATCACATTATTACTAGAAATTGTATCTCCTTcaataggccttccctaagggctaattttccctactccctctcctttctgcatcaccctgtcccttggatttgtaccctttaaccatctggtattcaccctgccctcagcccacagcacatatattcatagccataatttatttgaatgcatgtctctccctctggattgtaagctccttgcgggcgtggaacgtctaccacctctgttgtatcgtactctcccaagcacttggtgctctgcacacagtaagtgctcaataaataccacagattggagAGTGTAAAATAAAGATATATCCCCAACTCATGAGCAACTTCACTCTAATGGGACTAAGAGCTAACTGTTGAAGGGAGGCCTGGCGTTTCAGCAGAGGCAAATAGGGTGTTGGAAGCAAAGCCTGCAGGAGGGGGTGAGTGTTTTCCTCAGTGTTTCCCCAACTTGGCCCAGGGGAACATGGAAAGCTCTTCTGAGTTAGCTAATACTGTGCACCAGAAAATTATCTAgtttaaagcattattaagaaTATTACAgactaataatattattaatagtagactgtatgctcgtccTAGACTGTAgtctcgtgtgggcagggaatgtgttattccTCTCCCGAATGTACTCTCCCGatgctttatacagtgttctgcacacagtaagtgctcaataaatacaatcgattaataCAGATGGCACTTTTACTTTATGGCACTGTGTTCTCAATACACTGCTGAGAAGTGCGGAGAGGCAGGTGGCATTTtcatcacagatgaagaaactgagacctggagaggttaaatggcttgcctgagatcacacccaagaccaactctcttcccactaggcctaaTTGCTTCCGAAGTCAAACCAGCACACACACCCTGCAGTTTTAAATAGCTGATTTTTATGAAGCCGCTTGCTTCCATGAACTAATCTTTCAGAAGCAGGAAAAAACAGAAACCACAGGAAGGACCGAGAAACCTCTAACACCTTTAGCAGCAAAACCGGCTGGCCGCAAAACCTCCTGTCCCTTTAACCTTCCGGCTCCCCACATATACTCACAAACCCCTCTCCTCCAGATGCACAACTGGAAGTCCCTTCTCCTCAGAGTC
Protein-coding sequences here:
- the MYOC gene encoding myocilin — its product is MPAGQLLPLLCLVAGALGRTGTLTKANDKNGRCIYSFSVPSPVQSSCSDGGQDREALLDLQRESRAQQSELEATKLRLGALEALVGHPQGGPTLGPGPPGVEELQRELELLRGEKAQWDAQAASLEAAYSTLLGEKSSVEEERMRLERENADLRKKLESSSQSRCGPATATSGRDPRRGAEEVSKWGLENTAFQELKSDFTEIAASSLVQESPPSQAGTGDSDAGCGRLVWVGDPVTFRKAETIAGKYGVWMRDPEPVPPHTRETTWRVDAIGTNVRQVAEYATASQFSKGLPSKVHVLPRPMESTGAVVYHGSLYFQRQKSRTLTRYELKTETVKVQREVPDAGYHGRFPYSWGGYTDIDLAVDELGLWVVYSTERARGAIVLSRLDPDTLETRQTWETNIRKQSVANSFLICGTLYTISSYSAFNATVNFAYDTGTNSSEALAVPFKNQYGYSSMVDYNPAEKKIFAWDNFHMVTYDVRLSKV